Proteins from a single region of Acidimicrobiia bacterium:
- a CDS encoding GNAT family N-acetyltransferase encodes MTVLYRPLRLEDASEAQQLEAVCFPHLAADMRLRADDAMAHVRIFPEGAFAAEQDGRLVGFAIGWLMDFDFEHPRHRLVEVSEPEMHDPDGDWYYGLSISVHPEARGRGIGGEFYRRRKEMVRRLNRRGMVAGGMIPGYQEVEDDLTAEEYIADVVAGRRHDPTLTFQLESGFAVRGLLPGYVDGTAGGGIATLLVWENEDYPQP; translated from the coding sequence ATGACCGTGCTGTACCGGCCGTTGCGGCTCGAGGACGCCAGCGAGGCACAGCAGCTCGAAGCGGTGTGCTTCCCGCACCTCGCCGCCGACATGCGCCTCAGGGCCGACGATGCGATGGCGCACGTGCGCATCTTCCCCGAAGGTGCGTTCGCCGCCGAGCAAGACGGCCGCCTCGTCGGCTTCGCCATCGGCTGGCTCATGGACTTCGACTTCGAGCATCCCCGGCACAGGCTCGTCGAGGTCTCCGAGCCCGAGATGCACGATCCGGACGGCGACTGGTACTACGGGCTGAGCATCTCGGTTCATCCCGAGGCGCGCGGGCGCGGGATCGGCGGCGAGTTCTACCGGAGGCGCAAGGAGATGGTGAGGCGCCTCAACCGGCGTGGCATGGTGGCGGGCGGGATGATCCCCGGCTACCAGGAGGTCGAGGACGACCTCACCGCCGAGGAATACATCGCCGACGTGGTCGCCGGGCGGCGCCACGATCCGACGCTCACGTTTCAGCTCGAGTCCGGCTTCGCGGTGCGCGGCCTGCTGCCCGGCTACGTCGACGGGACCGCCGGGGGCGGCATCGCCACCTTGCTGGTGTGGGAGAACGAGGACTACCCGCAACCCTGA